In the genome of Xyrauchen texanus isolate HMW12.3.18 chromosome 33, RBS_HiC_50CHRs, whole genome shotgun sequence, one region contains:
- the spag9b gene encoding C-Jun-amino-terminal kinase-interacting protein 4 isoform X2 gives MSPGCMLLFVFGFVGGAVVINSAVLVSLSVLLLVHYSVSNGLPAITHSLPRISSRKERPVSLGIFSLPGSDAMTPNLHREAVDTPENDTWRYNNLSHLRSNTSLKDELCDVNKGESKSATAMSAATSDVAMASVDPPRAEEAEGLNRNLDSSGAKPDSSKNIRVQDALAAETPSSDQSEKAERSEVQVIIDSTPELDMDLSGCKGSSTPTKGIENMAFNRNTDSLFEELSSAGTDLIGDVDEGADLLGMGREVEHLIQENTQLLETKNALNIVKNDLIARVDELVCEKDVLQGEVEVLKQAKNKLEERNKELEEEIKRVRAEMEEANQKAKEEDDSDVPTAQRKRFTRVEMARVLMERNQYKERLMELQEAVRWTEMIRASRENPALTEKKKSSIWQFFSRLFSSSSSTAAKKPEAPVNLKYNAPTSQVVPSVKKRSSTLAQLPSDKSKAFDFLNEEAEVENVVSRREQKRAQYRQVKAHVQKEDGRMQAYGWSLPPKFKVANGGQADDKVKNLPVPVYLRPLDEKDASMKLWCAAGVNLSGGKTRDGGSIVGASVFYKDVSGGEHGPLSPRQKIGSQSSLDRLDQELKDQEKELRHQDELSSLVWICTTTHPTTKVMVIDANQPGNILESFFVCNSHVLCIASVPGARETDYPAGEEVAADSGEGASKVNSAANSSSTGSDGCLEGITVVGCSTEGSVAIPQTVCTNSIEPTDSDEVLGQYRKDAVTAAEEALEATESSSNTPADESQPGIYTEHVFTDPLGVQNSRDTPLTYTQRECDLVKDGVSPVPEEQDLMREEASKMSSVLPTMWLGAQNGCVYVHSSVAQWRKCLHSIKLKDSILGIVHVKGRVLVALADGTLAIFHRGVDGQWDLTNYHLLDLGRPHHSIRCMTVVHDKVWCGYRNKIFVVQPKAMKIEKAFDAHPRKESQVRQLAWDGDGIWVSIRLDSTLRLFHAHTYQHLQDVDIEPYVSKMLGTGKLGFSFVRITALMVSCNRLWVGTGNGVIISIPLSEPSKVTTGMSNRPGSAIRVYSDENSDKVTPGTFVPFCSMAHAQLCFHGHRDAVKFFTAVPGQVVPSSGSGGEAGSDKSSESTTPEQVKSVLVMSGGEGYIDFRMGDEAGDTENLAEPTLKLQPFLAKAERSHLIVWQVMPNEE, from the exons GATGAACTTTGTGATGTTAATAAGGGAGAGTCTAAATCAGCCACGGCCATGTCGGCAGCAACCTCAGATGTTGCCATGGCGTCAGTGGACCCTCCCCGGGCAGAAGAGGCAGAGGGCCTGAATAGGAACCTGGATTCCAGCGGTGCTAAGCCAGACAGCAGTAAGAACATCCGAGTACAGGATGCTTTGGCAGCTGAGACGCCATCTTCAG ATCAAAGTGAGAAGGCAGAGAGGTCAGAGGTTCAGGTGATCATTGATTCCACACCAGAACTAGACATGGACCTGAGTGGATGCAAAGGGTCCAG caCTCCCACGAAAGGGATAGAGAACATGGCCTTTAACCGTAACACTGACTCTCTGTTTGAGGAGCTCTCCTCCGCAGGAACTGATCTCATTGGGGATGTAGATGAAGGTGCTGATCTGCTGG GTATGGGTCGAGAAGTTGAACACCTGATCCAGGAGAACACTCAGCTATTGGAGACAAA GAACGCCCTGAATATAGTGAAGAATGATCTGATAGCTCGTGTTGATGAGCTGGTCTGTGAGAAAGATGTCCTTCAGGGAGAGGTGGAGGTCCTAAAACAGGCCAAAAACAAGTTAGAAGAGAGGAACAAGGAGCTGGAGGAGGAAATCAAAAG AGTCCGGGCAGAGATGGAGGAGGCCAATCAGAAGGCAAAGGAGGAAGATGAT AGTGACGTGCCCACAGCCCAGCGGAAGCGCTTTACACGAGTGGAGATGGCACGTGTCCTTATGGAGAGGAACCAGTATAAAGAGAGACTgatggagctgcaggaggctgTCAGGTGGACGGAGATGATACG AGCTTCACGAGAGAATCCAGCCTTGACTGAGAAGAAAAAGTCCAGTATCTGGCAGTT TTTCAGCAGGCTCTTCAGTTCGTCCTCCAGCACGGCAGCAAAGAAACCAGAAGCACCTGTTAACTTGAAGTACAACGCCCCAACTTCGCAGGTCGTCCCTTCAGTGAAGAAGAGGAGCAGCACCCTCGCTCAGCTGCCTAGTGACAAATCCAAAGCCTTTGACTTCCTCAATGAGGA GGCCGAGGTAGAGAATGTAGTGTCACGTCGAGAGCAGAAGAGAGCTCAGTACAGGCAAGTGAAGGCTCATGTACAGAAAGAGGATGGCAGGATGCAGGCCTATGGATGGAGTTTACCTCCAAAATTCAAG GTTGCCAATGGTGGACAAGCAGATGATAAGGTTAAAAATCTGCCAGTGCCTGTCTATCTCCGACCTTTAGATGAGAAAGATGCTTCTATGAAG ctGTGGTGCGCAGCAGGAGTGAATCTGTCGGGTGGAAAGACACGTGATGGGGGATCCATTGTGGGAGCGAGTGTATTCTATAAAGATGTGTCTGGAGGAGAGCATGGTCCCCTCAGCCCCAGGCAAAAAATAGGCTCTCAAAGCAGTCTGGACAGACTGGATCAAGAACTTAAG GATCAGGAGAAGGAACTAAGGCACCAGGACGAACTTTCCAGCCTGGTGTGGATCTGCaccaccacacaccccaccactAAAGTCATGGTCATTGACGCTAACCAGCCTGGAAACATCCTTGAGAGCTTTTTCGTCTGCAACTCTCATGTTCTTTGCATCGCCAGCGTGCCCG GTGCGCGTGAGACAGATTACCCTGCTGGAGAGGAGGTGGCTGCAGACAGTGGTGAAGGGGCTTCTAAAGTCAACAGTGCAGCTAACAGTAGCTCTACTGGCTCTGATGGATGTCTGGAGGGCATTACTGTAGTGGGCTGCTCTACAGAAGGATCTGTGGCTATCCCTCAAACTGTCTGCACAAACTCCATAGAACCCACAGACTCCG ATGAGGTTTTGGGGCAGTATAGGAAGGATGCAGTAACTGCAGCAGAAGAAGCTCTGGAGGCCACCGAGAGCAGCAGCAACACGCCTGCAGATGAGAGCCAACCGGGAATCTACACAGAACATGTCTTCACTGACCCACTAGGGGTGCAGAACAGCAGAGACACACCACTCACCTACACACAGAG GGAGTGTGATCTGGTGAAGGATGGTGTGAGCCCAGTGCCTGAGGAGCAGGACCTAATGAGAGAGGAGGCTAGCAAGATGAGCAGCGTCCTGCCCACCATGTGGTTGGGGGCCCAGAACGGCTG CGTGTACGTGCACTCTTCTGTGGCACAGTGGAGGAAGTGCCTTCACTCTATCAAATTAAAGGATTCCATCCTGGGGATTGT TCATGTAAAAGGACGTGTTCTGGTAGCTTTGGCAGATGGCACACTTGCAATCTTCCACAGAGGTGTTG ATGGCCAATGGGATTTGACCAACTACCACCTATTAGATCTGGGCCGACCACATCACTCTATCCGCTGTATGACTGTAGTGCATGACAAGGTCTGGTGTGGCTACAGGAACAAGATCTTTGTGGTGCAGCCCAAAGCCATGAAGATAGAG AAGGCCTTTGATGCCCACCCTCGTAAGGAGAGCCAGGTGAGACAGCTGGCATGGGATGGGGATGGCATCTGGGTGTCTATCCGTCTGGACTCAACCCTCCGATTGTTCCACGCACACACGTACCAGCATCTGCAGGACGTAGACATTGAGCCCTACGTCAGCAAGATGCTGG GGACTGGTAAGCTGGGCTTCTCCTTCGTGAGGATCACCGCCCTGATGGTGTCATGTAACCGCCTGTGGGTCGGAACAGGAAATGGCGTCATCATCTCCATCCCTCTATCAGAGC CATCCAAAGTTACAACAGGAATGTCAAATCGTCCAGGCAGTGCGATCCGTGTCTACAGTGATGAAAACAGTGATAAAGTCACACCGGGTACCTTTGTGCCTTTTTGCTCCATGGCACATGCCCAGCTCTGTTTCCATGGACACAGGGACGCAGTCAAGTTCTTCACTGCTGTCCCAG GTCAGGTGGTCCCGTCTTCAGGTTCAGGGGGTGAGGCTGGTTCTGACAAGTCTTCAGAGTCGACCACGCCAGAGCAGGTCAAGTCTGTCCTGGTCATGAGTGGAGGGGAGGGTTACATTGACTTCAGGATGG GGGATGAGGCAGGGGACACTGAAAATTTGGCTGAGCCCACCCTGAAGCTACAGCCCTTCCTGGCCAAAGCTGAACGTAGTCACCTTATCGTGTGGCAGGTCATGCCCAATGAGGAGTGA